The following are encoded in a window of Mycoplasmopsis bovis PG45 genomic DNA:
- a CDS encoding AEC family transporter, translating to MDNFIKVITTQGMWGAVISTIVFVAIGFAATRAKIVTKEMNGRLSKMVLNFFLPFMVFTAFMQGASKEDAAAVGIVLGSSLVFYILFTLLSYLLVKLAPKFVSSRINRKAEEVYAWNNANATDDSKNNLADIKAELIDDYMMKLMTSQFMLIYGSLQFFALPLVHSLSDGVIFPVFTKALLQVWCVPYLIGAFGHVPMFFSEQKNTKKTVGKAFKILALNPIIIALFISLLLWALQFIPGLDTKFVGVYKVSTDGTGMTFWGAFPTALPALYKTMQIGTGLVSPISWLVIGGSLATGSIRKAIKDKDVLITSARRMITVPLVVLLVSYGVFAGFVYGKALTPEVAAGIGTLIVLLAATPPAGVILIYSAANDNKYTVYIAQVSSLTTLLALIFLPLWLIISYSTFGPVLSSIVA from the coding sequence ATGGACAATTTTATAAAAGTAATTACAACGCAGGGAATGTGAGGGGCTGTTATTTCTACCATTGTCTTTGTTGCAATTGGTTTTGCCGCTACTAGGGCAAAAATAGTAACAAAAGAGATGAATGGTAGATTATCTAAAATGGTTCTTAACTTCTTTCTACCATTTATGGTGTTTACTGCGTTTATGCAAGGAGCTAGCAAAGAAGATGCTGCTGCTGTAGGCATTGTGCTAGGTTCAAGCTTAGTTTTCTATATTCTATTTACTTTACTTTCGTATTTATTAGTTAAATTAGCTCCAAAATTCGTTTCATCACGAATTAACAGAAAAGCAGAAGAAGTTTATGCATGAAATAATGCAAATGCAACAGATGATTCTAAAAATAACTTAGCAGATATAAAAGCTGAATTGATTGATGACTATATGATGAAGCTTATGACGAGTCAATTTATGCTTATCTATGGATCATTGCAATTTTTTGCGCTTCCATTAGTACATTCATTATCGGACGGTGTTATTTTTCCAGTGTTCACAAAGGCTCTTTTACAAGTGTGGTGTGTACCATATCTTATTGGTGCTTTTGGCCATGTTCCTATGTTCTTCTCAGAGCAAAAAAATACTAAGAAAACTGTAGGAAAAGCATTTAAGATATTGGCTTTGAATCCAATTATAATTGCTTTATTTATATCACTCTTGCTTTGAGCATTACAATTTATACCTGGATTAGATACTAAATTTGTTGGCGTTTATAAAGTGTCAACAGACGGGACAGGGATGACATTTTGAGGTGCATTCCCAACCGCTTTACCTGCATTATACAAAACTATGCAAATAGGCACCGGTTTAGTTTCTCCAATTTCATGGTTAGTTATTGGTGGCTCACTTGCCACTGGAAGCATCAGAAAAGCTATTAAGGACAAAGATGTTTTAATTACATCTGCACGTAGAATGATCACAGTTCCATTAGTTGTTCTTTTAGTAAGCTATGGTGTTTTTGCTGGCTTTGTTTATGGAAAAGCTCTTACACCTGAAGTGGCTGCTGGTATCGGTACATTAATTGTGCTTCTTGCTGCAACCCCACCAGCTGGTGTTATATTAATATACTCGGCAGCTAATGACAATAAATACACTGTATATATTGCACAAGTATCATCATTAACAACATTACTAGCACTTATTTTCTTGCCATTATGATTGATTATTTCATACTCAACATTTGGACCAGTATTAAGCTCTATTGTTGCTTAA
- the argS gene encoding arginine--tRNA ligase codes for MNKLDLKEKLENKLREIASDLGIQRNVFLTESKKHGDLSTNMALGNSNLNPMELARKIISMIDAGEFGIKNMTVANPGFINFSIGDDYLVSGVNQILHLGSNYGKGNKLGKVNVEFISANPTGFLHVGHARNAAVGSTIANILEFAGYSVNREYYINDAGNQINVLANSLWARYKQIFYPDFQMPEESYKGEDIIWGAQKFYEKYKDKYKDCELDTELIKLVKEEAISIFMAKIQEDLANFGVKFDTYFSEKSLYENDGAKIKETIKNLKNAYESDGALWLKTTIHGDDKDRVLVKSDGSYTYFLPDIVYHQDKYRRMGKDATIINVWGADHSGYVKRMQCAVRDLGLNDNNLVVLCMQLVRLIKNGEEFKMSKRKGTSFFLSEFVKMVGKDSARFLLLDRTLNSKLDFDIDLATSQSNDNPAILVQYANARCHSLIKKASVDTSNLSAISYDKQSDNNLITKLLEFPLVIEKSADKYATHLLTQYLVKLAKEFNSWYTNSPKLIGSDNEQSQIALVKAVSITIENGLKLLEVSAPTSM; via the coding sequence ATGAATAAGCTAGATCTAAAAGAAAAATTAGAAAATAAACTTAGAGAGATTGCTTCTGATTTAGGCATTCAAAGAAATGTTTTTTTAACAGAATCAAAAAAACATGGTGATCTTAGTACTAATATGGCTTTAGGCAATTCAAATTTAAACCCAATGGAATTAGCTAGAAAAATCATTAGTATGATTGACGCTGGTGAGTTTGGAATTAAGAATATGACAGTTGCTAATCCAGGATTTATAAACTTTAGCATTGGTGATGATTATTTAGTCTCGGGGGTAAATCAGATTTTACACTTAGGCTCAAATTATGGAAAAGGGAATAAGTTAGGCAAAGTAAATGTTGAATTTATTTCTGCCAATCCTACAGGTTTTTTACATGTAGGTCACGCACGGAATGCGGCCGTTGGAAGTACGATTGCAAATATTTTAGAATTTGCAGGCTATAGCGTCAATAGGGAGTATTACATAAATGATGCTGGCAATCAAATAAATGTATTAGCCAATAGTTTATGAGCTAGATATAAACAAATTTTTTATCCAGACTTTCAAATGCCTGAAGAATCATATAAAGGTGAAGATATTATTTGAGGTGCTCAAAAGTTTTATGAAAAGTATAAAGATAAGTATAAAGATTGTGAACTAGATACAGAATTAATTAAGTTAGTTAAAGAAGAAGCAATTAGTATTTTTATGGCTAAAATACAGGAGGATTTGGCAAATTTTGGTGTTAAATTTGATACATATTTTAGTGAAAAATCACTATATGAAAATGATGGCGCGAAAATAAAAGAAACAATTAAAAATTTAAAGAATGCATATGAAAGTGATGGCGCTTTGTGACTAAAAACAACAATTCACGGCGATGATAAAGATAGAGTTTTAGTTAAAAGTGATGGCTCATATACATACTTTTTGCCTGATATAGTTTATCATCAAGACAAGTATAGAAGAATGGGCAAAGATGCAACTATTATTAATGTCTGAGGCGCTGATCACTCTGGATATGTTAAAAGAATGCAGTGCGCAGTTAGGGATTTAGGTCTTAATGATAATAATTTAGTTGTCTTATGTATGCAGTTAGTCAGACTAATAAAAAATGGCGAAGAGTTTAAAATGTCAAAAAGAAAAGGTACAAGCTTCTTTTTGAGTGAATTTGTTAAGATGGTTGGCAAAGATTCAGCAAGATTTTTACTTTTAGATAGAACTCTTAATTCAAAATTAGATTTTGATATTGATTTAGCTACTAGTCAAAGTAATGATAATCCAGCAATATTGGTTCAATATGCTAATGCAAGATGTCACTCCTTAATTAAAAAAGCTAGTGTAGATACAAGTAATTTAAGCGCTATATCATATGATAAGCAAAGTGATAACAATCTAATTACAAAGTTATTAGAATTTCCATTAGTAATTGAGAAATCAGCTGATAAATATGCAACGCATTTATTAACGCAATATTTAGTTAAATTAGCGAAAGAATTTAATTCATGATATACAAACAGCCCAAAGCTTATTGGTAGCGATAATGAACAAAGCCAAATTGCTTTAGTTAAAGCTGTAAGTATTACAATAGAAAATGGACTAAAACTTTTAGAAGTTTCGGCACCAACATCAATGTAA
- a CDS encoding glycosyltransferase, with translation MKKKQSVFIFVLIIWLILSSAIIVPLIFKFINLFSAENTYPLAVKIIIVIMLSVNALIFCFFWLKSTKNMVFSLVFLFGRKKLAQKFEPIINSELTDEFKNKKVVLLYCTCDDFHEESLSKSMMQHWNNYETVILDDSKSNKYIEKVNEFANKHNLKVVRRENKEGFKAGNLNNFLKHNDDFDYFVVLDSDEVIPADFISQSLKYFQFDEKIGALQAYHLNKKGKNLFQYLMSISANTQSLDHHYMRQLYGENSLLGHGMIIRKDVYRETNGFPQILVEDTSMSAEIKSIGYDIVYAPNIVCYEDFPNDYIALKKRQCRWTAGNVQYIKKYAKKNRKSKYRWFERIDLILNHYSLPLIPVFALLFLINFLIIGFLGFTVSTKELTFAIIWMVFLLGSLLLSAINLAKSKNILLALPVFILTTIVYTAMNTSFVLSVFNGLLNKKIKFIVTPKESVKIPFKYIIIHSIVPFLFGAATLVLTYFSWGTVVPTLIVSIPCLLFPFAMTFSNISMTKRVANKSKRQI, from the coding sequence ATGAAAAAGAAACAAAGCGTTTTTATATTTGTATTAATCATTTGACTAATACTATCATCTGCAATAATAGTGCCATTAATTTTTAAATTCATTAACCTGTTTAGTGCAGAAAATACTTATCCATTGGCAGTCAAAATTATAATTGTTATCATGCTATCGGTAAATGCGTTAATATTTTGTTTCTTTTGATTAAAGTCAACAAAAAATATGGTTTTCTCATTAGTGTTCTTGTTTGGACGGAAAAAGTTAGCTCAAAAATTTGAACCAATAATTAATTCTGAATTAACTGATGAATTTAAGAATAAAAAGGTTGTGCTTCTCTATTGTACTTGTGATGATTTTCATGAAGAATCGTTATCAAAATCAATGATGCAACACTGGAATAACTATGAAACAGTCATTTTGGATGATAGTAAGAGTAACAAATATATTGAAAAGGTAAACGAATTTGCTAATAAACACAATCTTAAAGTTGTAAGAAGAGAGAACAAAGAAGGTTTTAAGGCTGGCAACTTGAATAATTTTTTAAAACACAATGATGACTTTGACTATTTTGTTGTTTTAGATAGCGATGAAGTTATTCCGGCAGACTTTATATCACAGTCGCTTAAGTATTTCCAGTTTGATGAAAAAATTGGTGCATTGCAGGCTTACCATTTAAATAAAAAAGGCAAAAATCTTTTCCAATACCTAATGTCTATTTCAGCTAATACGCAGTCGTTAGATCATCATTACATGAGACAGCTTTATGGCGAAAATTCTTTGTTAGGTCATGGTATGATAATTAGAAAAGATGTATATCGTGAAACTAATGGCTTTCCTCAGATTTTGGTTGAAGATACATCAATGAGTGCTGAAATTAAATCAATAGGTTATGATATAGTTTATGCTCCTAATATTGTCTGCTATGAAGACTTTCCAAATGATTATATAGCCTTAAAGAAAAGGCAATGTCGCTGAACTGCAGGTAATGTGCAGTATATAAAAAAATATGCGAAGAAAAATAGAAAATCGAAATATAGATGATTTGAAAGAATAGATCTAATACTAAATCACTATTCATTGCCACTAATTCCTGTTTTTGCCTTACTTTTCTTAATAAACTTTTTAATTATTGGCTTTCTAGGCTTTACAGTAAGCACTAAAGAATTAACCTTTGCAATCATTTGAATGGTCTTCCTGCTTGGCTCATTATTACTTAGTGCAATTAATCTTGCCAAGAGCAAAAATATTCTTTTAGCTTTGCCTGTGTTTATATTGACAACAATAGTTTATACCGCAATGAATACATCATTTGTTCTTTCCGTATTTAATGGACTGCTTAATAAAAAAATAAAATTCATAGTTACTCCCAAAGAGTCTGTAAAAATCCCTTTCAAATACATAATTATTCACTCAATTGTTCCATTTTTATTTGGAGCTGCAACATTAGTATTGACATACTTTTCGTGAGGAACTGTGGTGCCGACATTAATCGTTTCTATTCCTTGTTTGCTTTTTCCTTTTGCTATGACTTTCTCTAATATTTCAATGACTAAAAGAGTAGCAAACAAAAGCAAAAGGCAAATTTAA
- a CDS encoding transposase translates to MAIPVEIRQVERPKNTVVKNYFGKFKVVKRTSKYVNGKAIPKDLAIVGEIVDYKFVPFETPIPVGTRSKKNQEKTDIKDYGNIAIFTKNSNDILEKLLTHFDSSTAYKLYVIAILRCAYPKAVNRDLKFYYETSFMSELFKKVGLSESLLPDFFEKTGRAYSNIHNFMLDRINEFKGRVQIIDGTLKSYNSDEVTFSQWSRKGKVKGSKDFTLLYTCVLYTKEPIYHRPYQGNMLDSTIFEDFLENVPSTGEILVADKGFRTKAITELLEQNKNVKYLLPLKRNTTLIREEKLDENLTPVKIKDKQLLGSKKQINGKFFYLFKDLEIAGKESVGNYQKHLKRNTFNIDEFNKNNQFFGVIVFESNVDLSLEDVYTLYDQRWEIEEMFNFYKNILELSKTRVHSEMKVYTTEFINYLSLIIATKVKNNFIRLNLHQNYSFRQIIEYLRSYKVEVINNTEWKKRKVLKYVQDLAELLEI, encoded by the coding sequence ATGGCAATTCCAGTTGAAATAAGACAAGTTGAAAGACCTAAAAACACAGTTGTAAAGAATTACTTTGGAAAATTTAAAGTTGTAAAAAGAACCAGCAAATATGTGAATGGAAAAGCAATTCCAAAAGATTTGGCAATTGTTGGCGAAATAGTAGATTACAAATTTGTTCCTTTTGAAACACCTATCCCAGTAGGTACAAGATCTAAGAAAAATCAAGAAAAAACAGATATAAAAGACTATGGTAACATAGCAATTTTTACAAAAAATAGCAATGATATTTTGGAAAAATTACTAACACATTTTGATTCATCAACAGCTTACAAATTATATGTAATTGCTATTCTTAGATGTGCCTATCCAAAAGCCGTTAATCGTGATTTAAAGTTTTACTATGAAACTTCATTTATGTCTGAATTATTTAAAAAGGTTGGTTTATCTGAATCATTATTACCAGACTTCTTTGAAAAAACTGGTAGAGCATATTCAAATATACATAACTTCATGTTAGATAGAATAAATGAGTTTAAAGGTAGAGTGCAAATTATTGATGGCACACTTAAATCTTATAATTCAGATGAAGTAACTTTTTCTCAATGATCAAGAAAAGGCAAGGTTAAAGGTAGCAAAGATTTTACCTTACTTTACACTTGTGTCTTATATACCAAAGAGCCAATTTATCACAGACCATACCAAGGAAATATGCTGGATTCGACTATTTTTGAGGACTTTTTGGAAAATGTGCCTAGCACTGGCGAAATATTAGTTGCTGATAAAGGCTTTAGAACTAAAGCAATTACAGAGCTTTTAGAACAGAATAAAAATGTTAAGTATCTTTTGCCATTAAAGAGAAATACAACATTAATTAGAGAAGAAAAACTTGATGAAAACTTGACTCCTGTGAAAATTAAAGATAAGCAATTACTAGGGTCTAAAAAGCAAATAAATGGAAAGTTTTTTTATCTATTTAAAGACTTAGAAATAGCTGGCAAAGAAAGTGTTGGAAACTATCAAAAACATCTAAAAAGAAATACATTTAACATTGATGAATTCAATAAAAATAATCAATTTTTTGGTGTCATTGTTTTTGAATCCAATGTTGACCTTTCATTAGAGGATGTATACACACTATATGATCAAAGATGAGAAATTGAAGAAATGTTTAACTTTTACAAAAATATTTTGGAACTATCAAAAACAAGAGTTCATTCAGAAATGAAAGTTTACACAACAGAGTTTATAAACTACTTGTCACTAATAATTGCGACAAAAGTTAAGAACAATTTTATAAGACTAAATCTTCATCAAAACTACTCATTCAGACAGATTATAGAATATTTGAGAAGTTACAAAGTTGAAGTAATAAATAATACAGAATGAAAAAAACGCAAGGTGTTGAAATATGTTCAAGACCTTGCGGAATTGTTAGAAATATAG